A genomic segment from Curtobacterium sp. MCSS17_007 encodes:
- the glgB gene encoding 1,4-alpha-glucan branching protein GlgB, which produces MTDRDPKGTPPMGSDRPTPATPARGQGPSVPPVPPPPPPVTRVRAPGAVPAGDETGPRYEPRVSAPHEDLPGATPAPEERPDRGVPESATLAGADRPEDPTVVPTGDAPADTPDDATVAPSDGADAPASESGPAVTPTAADIAAAPTGDTTTGTGVTHATTPDSSSTATATPTATSAPSPDGPRPAPVEDWLRQQVAEGRWSQPHDVLGPHPVDGGTSVRVVRHLATAVRVVRPDGDDVELTHEGDGMWAGATAGTLGRYRVEADYDLDDSTDADDATWTTDDAYRFPPTIGELDLHLFGEGRDEQLWQHLGAHVRTVDGVDGVAFTVWAPRATAVRVIGDFEGWEGRTTAMRRLNDLGVWELFWPGALVGQRYKFQILTDSGWVERADPFARRTEVPPATASVITASDYTWSDGDDAWMEQRAQTTTHDRPMSVYEVHLGSWRPGLSYREAADQLIGHVQHLGFTHVEFLPLAEHPFGGSWGYQVTGYYSPTARFGTPDDLRYLIDRLHSAGIGVIMDWVPGHFPKDEWALAKFDGYALFEHPDPRRGEQLDWGTYVFDFGHPQVRNFLVANALYWLEEFHIDGLRVDAVASMLYLDYSRTEWLPNIHGGRENLEAISFLQETNATAYKRYPGIVMIAEESTSWPGVTQPTSAGGLGFGQKWNMGWMHDSLQYVERDPAHRAYHHDEITFSLVYAFSEQFTLPISHDEVVHGKGSLYGKMPGDEWQKLANLRAYLAFMWAHPGKQLLFMGQEFAQPSEWSEARGLDWWLLDDPGHLGVQDLVAELNRVYKDTPALWARDASPEGFEWIEGGDAPHSTLGFLRKDGDDRIAVFVNFSGVPVERRFGLPSAGTWHEVLNTDAAEYGGSGVGNLGSVTAEETPWAGRPASAHLVVPPLGAVWLRLAD; this is translated from the coding sequence ATGACCGACCGCGACCCGAAGGGGACCCCGCCGATGGGCTCCGACCGTCCCACGCCCGCCACGCCCGCCCGAGGCCAGGGACCGAGCGTCCCGCCGGTGCCGCCGCCCCCGCCGCCGGTGACCCGCGTCCGTGCCCCGGGTGCGGTGCCCGCGGGCGACGAGACCGGTCCGCGGTACGAACCGCGGGTCTCCGCTCCCCACGAGGACCTGCCCGGAGCCACCCCGGCACCGGAGGAGCGACCCGACCGCGGCGTCCCGGAGTCGGCGACGCTCGCCGGAGCGGACCGTCCCGAGGACCCGACCGTCGTGCCCACGGGCGACGCTCCGGCGGACACTCCCGACGACGCGACGGTCGCCCCCTCGGACGGCGCCGACGCTCCGGCGTCCGAGAGTGGCCCCGCGGTCACCCCGACCGCCGCCGACATCGCAGCGGCTCCGACGGGCGACACGACCACCGGGACGGGCGTCACGCATGCCACCACCCCGGACTCGAGCTCGACTGCCACCGCGACGCCGACCGCGACGAGTGCACCGTCCCCGGACGGGCCCCGTCCGGCCCCGGTCGAGGACTGGCTCCGCCAGCAGGTCGCCGAGGGCCGGTGGTCGCAGCCGCACGACGTCCTCGGTCCGCACCCCGTCGACGGCGGCACCAGCGTCCGCGTGGTCCGGCACCTCGCGACCGCCGTACGCGTCGTCCGCCCCGACGGCGACGACGTCGAACTCACGCACGAGGGCGACGGCATGTGGGCTGGCGCCACCGCGGGTACGCTCGGACGCTACCGGGTCGAGGCCGACTACGACCTCGACGACTCCACCGACGCCGACGACGCGACGTGGACGACCGACGACGCGTACCGGTTCCCACCGACCATCGGCGAGCTCGACCTGCATCTGTTCGGCGAGGGGCGCGACGAGCAGCTGTGGCAGCACCTCGGCGCCCACGTCCGGACGGTCGACGGCGTCGACGGCGTGGCGTTCACCGTCTGGGCACCCCGCGCCACGGCCGTCCGGGTCATCGGTGACTTCGAGGGCTGGGAGGGCCGGACCACCGCGATGCGGCGGCTCAACGACCTCGGTGTCTGGGAGCTCTTCTGGCCGGGTGCGCTCGTCGGCCAGCGCTACAAGTTCCAGATCCTCACCGACTCCGGGTGGGTGGAGCGCGCCGACCCGTTCGCCCGTCGCACGGAGGTCCCGCCGGCGACCGCGTCCGTCATCACCGCGTCGGACTACACGTGGTCCGACGGCGACGACGCCTGGATGGAGCAGCGCGCGCAGACGACGACCCACGACCGTCCGATGAGCGTCTACGAGGTGCACCTCGGCTCCTGGCGCCCGGGGTTGTCCTACCGCGAGGCAGCCGACCAGCTCATCGGCCACGTGCAGCACCTCGGGTTCACGCACGTCGAGTTCCTCCCGCTCGCCGAACACCCCTTCGGCGGGTCCTGGGGCTACCAGGTCACCGGCTACTACTCGCCGACCGCGCGCTTCGGCACCCCGGACGACCTGCGGTACCTGATCGACCGTCTGCACTCGGCGGGCATCGGCGTGATCATGGACTGGGTCCCCGGCCACTTCCCGAAGGACGAGTGGGCGCTGGCGAAGTTCGACGGCTACGCGCTGTTCGAGCACCCGGACCCGCGACGCGGCGAGCAGCTCGACTGGGGCACCTACGTGTTCGACTTCGGGCACCCCCAGGTGCGGAACTTCCTGGTCGCGAACGCGCTCTACTGGCTCGAGGAGTTCCACATCGACGGCCTCCGCGTCGACGCCGTTGCATCGATGCTGTACCTCGACTACTCCCGCACCGAGTGGCTGCCGAACATCCACGGCGGCCGTGAGAACCTCGAGGCGATCTCGTTCCTGCAGGAGACGAACGCCACCGCGTACAAGCGCTACCCCGGCATCGTCATGATCGCCGAGGAGAGCACCTCGTGGCCGGGTGTCACGCAGCCGACGAGCGCCGGCGGGCTCGGGTTCGGGCAGAAGTGGAACATGGGCTGGATGCACGACTCGCTGCAGTACGTCGAGCGGGACCCGGCACACCGCGCCTACCACCACGACGAGATCACCTTCTCGCTGGTCTACGCCTTCAGCGAGCAGTTCACCCTGCCGATCAGCCACGACGAGGTCGTGCACGGCAAGGGATCGCTGTACGGCAAGATGCCCGGCGACGAGTGGCAGAAGCTCGCGAACCTGCGCGCCTACCTGGCGTTCATGTGGGCGCACCCGGGCAAGCAGCTGCTCTTCATGGGCCAGGAGTTCGCCCAGCCGTCCGAGTGGTCCGAAGCCCGCGGGCTCGACTGGTGGCTGCTGGACGACCCCGGGCACCTCGGTGTCCAGGACCTCGTCGCCGAGCTCAACCGGGTGTACAAGGACACGCCCGCCCTGTGGGCCCGTGACGCTTCCCCCGAGGGCTTCGAGTGGATCGAAGGCGGCGACGCACCGCACTCCACCCTCGGGTTCCTCCGCAAGGACGGCGACGACCGGATCGCGGTCTTCGTGAACTTCTCCGGGGTCCCGGTCGAGCGGCGCTTCGGGCTGCCGTCCGCGGGGACGTGGCACGAGGTCCTCAACACCGATGCCGCCGAGTACGGCGGATCCGGGGTCGGGAACCTCGGATCCGTCACCGCTGAGGAGACGCCGTGGGCCGGTCGGCCCGCCTCGGCACACCTCGTGGTGCCGCCGCTCGGCGCGGTCTGGCTCCGCCTGGCGGACTGA
- a CDS encoding alpha-1,4-glucan--maltose-1-phosphate maltosyltransferase has protein sequence MATADRPRRPKIGRIPITQLAPTTPNGFPGKAFDGEVITFGATVFREGHGIIGADLVLERPDGGTRTVPMLLVAAGTDRYEATVQVDHVGVWTWHVESFSDDWATWLHAARLKIAAGVDTEATLLDGAVLLDRLAAETDSTAAVRAAEQLRDTDLEPTERLAAVDDARITGEVEDSPLTSLRTHSPTQLLDVERQRAGVGAWYEFFPRSEGAKKNPDGSWKSGDFRTAARRLPAVARMGFDVIYLPPIHPIGTTARKGPNNTLTPGPHDPGSPWAIGAPEGGHDAIHPDLGTEDDFRDFVETAKNTGMEVALDFALQCSPDHPWVEQHPEWFTVRADGSIATAENPPKRYQDIYPIQFDSDPEGIVAEVLRVLRHWIAFGIRIFRVDNPHTKPLWFWERVIREIRDEHPDTVFLAEAFTRPAMMRALAEAGFQQSYTYFTWRNTKEEIEDYFSELSHETSAYLRPNLFVNTPDILTEYLQFGGRAGYKVRAALAATGAPTWGMYAGYELFEDVARPGSEENIDNEKYEYKPRDFALAEAEGASLAPYVTMLNRFRQAHPALRQLRNLHVHSAEDPAITVYSKHLPGAFTRSGRDDTVIVVANVDPHSVRETTVHLDLAALGLSTEQPFDVRDVVTGQRWVWGSSNYVRLDAFQEPVHLLVVEGPHR, from the coding sequence GTGGCCACCGCAGACCGACCCCGCCGACCGAAGATCGGACGCATCCCGATCACCCAACTCGCTCCGACGACCCCGAACGGGTTCCCGGGCAAGGCGTTCGACGGTGAGGTGATCACGTTCGGCGCGACCGTCTTCCGCGAGGGACACGGGATCATCGGCGCCGACCTCGTCCTCGAACGACCCGACGGCGGTACCCGCACGGTGCCGATGCTGCTCGTCGCCGCCGGGACCGACCGCTACGAGGCGACCGTGCAGGTCGACCACGTCGGGGTGTGGACCTGGCACGTGGAGTCCTTCTCCGACGACTGGGCGACCTGGCTGCACGCCGCTCGCCTGAAGATCGCCGCCGGCGTGGACACCGAGGCGACGCTCCTCGACGGCGCCGTGCTGCTCGACCGACTCGCCGCCGAGACGGACTCGACGGCCGCCGTCCGTGCCGCCGAGCAGCTGCGCGACACCGACCTCGAGCCGACCGAGCGTCTCGCCGCCGTCGACGACGCCCGCATCACCGGCGAGGTCGAGGACTCCCCCCTCACCTCCCTCCGCACGCACTCCCCCACGCAGCTGCTCGACGTCGAGCGCCAGCGTGCCGGGGTCGGTGCCTGGTACGAGTTCTTCCCGCGGAGCGAGGGTGCGAAGAAGAACCCGGACGGCTCGTGGAAGAGCGGTGACTTCCGCACCGCCGCACGCCGGCTGCCGGCCGTCGCGCGCATGGGCTTCGACGTCATCTACCTGCCGCCGATCCACCCGATCGGCACGACCGCCCGCAAGGGGCCGAACAACACCCTGACGCCCGGACCGCACGACCCGGGCAGCCCGTGGGCCATCGGTGCTCCCGAAGGCGGCCACGACGCCATCCACCCCGACCTCGGCACGGAGGACGACTTCCGCGACTTCGTGGAGACGGCGAAGAACACCGGGATGGAGGTCGCCCTCGACTTCGCGCTGCAGTGCTCCCCGGACCACCCGTGGGTCGAGCAGCACCCGGAGTGGTTCACGGTCCGGGCCGACGGCTCCATCGCCACCGCCGAGAACCCGCCGAAGCGGTACCAGGACATCTACCCGATCCAGTTCGACAGCGACCCCGAGGGGATCGTCGCCGAGGTGCTCCGGGTCCTGCGGCACTGGATCGCCTTCGGCATCCGGATCTTCCGCGTCGACAACCCGCACACCAAGCCCCTGTGGTTCTGGGAGCGCGTCATCCGCGAGATCCGCGACGAGCACCCGGACACGGTGTTCCTGGCCGAGGCGTTCACGCGCCCGGCGATGATGCGGGCCCTGGCCGAGGCCGGCTTCCAGCAGTCCTACACGTACTTCACGTGGCGGAACACGAAGGAGGAGATCGAGGACTACTTCTCCGAGCTCAGCCACGAGACGAGCGCGTACCTGCGCCCCAACCTCTTCGTGAACACGCCCGACATCCTCACCGAGTACCTGCAGTTCGGCGGCAGGGCCGGGTACAAGGTGCGCGCGGCGCTCGCCGCGACCGGCGCTCCGACGTGGGGCATGTACGCCGGCTACGAGCTCTTCGAGGACGTCGCCCGCCCGGGCTCCGAGGAGAACATCGACAATGAGAAGTACGAGTACAAGCCGCGCGACTTCGCCCTCGCCGAAGCCGAGGGCGCGAGCCTCGCTCCGTACGTCACGATGCTGAACCGCTTCCGTCAGGCGCACCCCGCGCTCCGACAGCTGCGGAACCTGCACGTGCACAGCGCCGAGGACCCGGCGATCACCGTCTACTCGAAGCACCTCCCGGGGGCCTTCACCCGCTCCGGACGTGACGACACGGTCATCGTCGTGGCGAACGTCGACCCGCACTCCGTCCGCGAGACGACGGTGCACCTCGACCTCGCCGCACTCGGCCTGTCGACCGAGCAGCCCTTCGACGTCCGCGACGTCGTCACCGGCCAGCGCTGGGTCTGGGGCTCGTCGAACTACGTCCGCCTGGACGCGTTCCAGGAACCCGTGCACCTGCTCGTCGTGGAAGGACCCCACCGATGA
- a CDS encoding glycogen debranching enzyme, translating to MHRTAIDETPGFRLGDGAPRFSVRSATATAVTLVVVGAGDVVTEFPLSQVPGTDRWTADTPDVRPGDRYHLLVDGPDGPRHDFDPERPLLDPYARGLEPTGADAVGQRWTGVVVDESFDWGGVGKPAVPRDRVVVYEANVRTLTAANQDVPEHLRGTYAGVAHPSTIAHLRRIGVTTLELLPVHAFDTEAWLCDAGRENAWGYNTLGFFAPHAAYASPDARAAGASAVLRECKGMVRLLHEAGIQVLLDVVYNHTAEEGPGGPTTSLRGIDGANRYRWTEDGASYYDTTGCGNTLDTSVEATADLVVDSLRYWAREVQVDGFRFDLMAALARDERHVFDPAHPLLERIRRHPDLQDVLVVAEPWDVGPDGWRTGAFGERTSEWNDGFRDTVRQFWLTDIAEERRNGTPHAGIGRLAEALTGSRGTFGQERGPLASINFVTAHDGFTLLDLVSHDRKHNEANGEDGRDGSDDNRSFNHGVEGDTADRGVRAARGRSMRNLVGTLMLSAGVPMLTAGDERSRTQHGNNNAYVVTEDLTPVDWTDDEDAEAMTEAVAALTRLRAAHPALRPTRFGVEGQETPGASRMSWYGPDGHPMTSEGWDQPIHRVVQYYVESTPEHEPFDRVLVVVHGSGRTRDLTLPVRQDLLGYRLAWSSEKHRDHERLRPAGQVFTAYGPGIHVFEIA from the coding sequence ATGCACCGCACCGCGATCGACGAGACCCCCGGCTTCCGCCTCGGCGACGGCGCGCCCCGGTTCTCCGTGCGCTCGGCGACCGCGACCGCGGTGACGCTGGTGGTCGTCGGGGCCGGCGACGTCGTGACCGAGTTCCCCCTGTCGCAGGTCCCCGGCACGGACCGCTGGACGGCGGACACGCCCGACGTGCGTCCCGGCGACCGGTACCACCTGCTCGTCGACGGTCCCGACGGACCGCGGCACGACTTCGACCCGGAGCGCCCGCTGCTCGACCCGTACGCGCGGGGTCTGGAGCCGACCGGTGCGGACGCCGTCGGCCAGCGGTGGACCGGTGTCGTGGTCGACGAGTCCTTCGACTGGGGCGGCGTCGGCAAGCCGGCGGTCCCCCGTGACCGCGTCGTCGTCTACGAGGCGAACGTCCGCACGCTGACCGCCGCGAACCAGGACGTCCCCGAGCACCTGCGCGGTACCTACGCGGGCGTCGCGCACCCGAGCACCATCGCCCACCTGCGCCGCATCGGTGTGACGACCCTGGAGCTGCTGCCCGTCCACGCCTTCGACACCGAGGCCTGGCTCTGCGATGCCGGCCGTGAGAACGCCTGGGGCTACAACACCCTCGGGTTCTTCGCGCCGCACGCCGCGTACGCCTCGCCCGACGCCCGTGCGGCGGGTGCCTCCGCGGTGCTCCGCGAGTGCAAGGGCATGGTGCGCCTCCTGCACGAGGCGGGCATCCAGGTGCTGCTCGACGTCGTCTACAACCACACGGCCGAGGAGGGCCCCGGCGGACCCACCACGTCGCTGCGCGGCATCGACGGGGCGAACCGGTACCGCTGGACCGAGGACGGTGCGTCGTACTACGACACCACCGGCTGCGGGAACACGCTCGACACGTCGGTCGAGGCCACCGCGGACCTCGTCGTCGACAGCCTGCGGTACTGGGCCCGGGAGGTCCAGGTCGACGGGTTCCGGTTCGACCTGATGGCCGCGCTCGCCCGTGACGAGCGCCACGTGTTCGACCCCGCTCACCCGCTCCTCGAGCGGATCCGACGGCACCCGGACCTGCAGGACGTGCTCGTCGTGGCCGAGCCGTGGGACGTCGGCCCCGACGGGTGGCGCACCGGTGCGTTCGGCGAGCGGACCAGCGAGTGGAACGACGGGTTCCGGGACACCGTCCGCCAGTTCTGGCTGACCGACATCGCCGAGGAACGACGGAACGGCACGCCGCATGCGGGCATCGGTCGCCTCGCGGAGGCGCTCACCGGGTCGCGCGGCACCTTCGGGCAGGAGCGCGGACCGCTGGCGAGCATCAACTTCGTCACCGCCCACGACGGCTTCACCCTGCTCGACCTGGTGTCCCACGACCGCAAGCACAACGAGGCGAACGGCGAGGACGGCCGCGACGGCTCGGACGACAACCGATCGTTCAACCACGGCGTCGAGGGCGACACGGCGGACCGCGGGGTGCGCGCTGCCCGCGGACGCTCGATGCGGAACCTCGTCGGCACGCTCATGCTCTCGGCGGGTGTACCGATGCTCACCGCCGGTGACGAGCGGAGCCGGACCCAGCACGGCAACAACAACGCGTACGTCGTGACGGAGGACCTCACACCGGTCGACTGGACCGACGACGAGGACGCCGAGGCCATGACCGAGGCCGTCGCCGCACTCACCCGGCTCCGCGCGGCACACCCGGCGCTCCGCCCGACACGGTTCGGCGTCGAGGGGCAGGAGACGCCCGGCGCGTCCCGCATGTCCTGGTACGGGCCGGACGGGCATCCGATGACGTCGGAGGGGTGGGACCAGCCGATCCACCGCGTGGTGCAGTACTACGTCGAGTCGACGCCCGAGCACGAGCCCTTCGACCGGGTGCTCGTCGTCGTGCACGGCAGCGGGCGGACGCGGGACCTGACCCTGCCGGTGCGGCAGGACCTGCTCGGGTACCGCCTGGCGTGGTCGAGCGAGAAGCACCGCGACCACGAACGCCTGCGACCGGCGGGCCAGGTGTTCACGGCCTACGGGCCGGGCATCCACGTCTTCGAGATCGCGTAG